From Syntrophorhabdaceae bacterium:
CGCCTATGGGGGGATTCGACAAAGGTCCGTATTCTTCCGGCTCGGCACCATGGTCATGCTTTACAAGGGCCCCACCATATATACGGTATTTCGCGTCTATATCCGTGAGCCAGGGCGGCAGCGGGATATCGCCCATGGGAAGGACCCTGCCGCCGAAACAGCTGTGGGGGTACCCGAGCGAAGCCTCGTGAATGGATGAAATCCAATATTTATCCAGTTTCACATCATCATCGGTGAAGGCGAGCAGTTCACCCCTTGCAGAGCCTATCCCGGTATTCAGAGCAAAACATTTGCCCTGCCTTTTTTCAAAGACATACCGGACATCCAGCACGCCCTCTTCCCTCCACTTTTCTACCAGTTCCCTGGTGCGATCTGTTGAATTATTATCGACGAGCACGATCTCCCACGGGAAACCCGGTTCTCCGATGATCTGCGACTCCAGGTCTTTAAAGAGCCCGGCCAGACGATCCGCCCTGTTACAGGTGCAGATTATTACCGATATGTCGGGACTCTTCATCGGAATGATCCTTTATACATCTCGTCACCTATTACTTCCAGAAAACCCTTTCCGAATTTCATGTCCGGCTCAAGGTGATTTCCTTCCGCCCATTCATTCCATGATTTTACGAATACAAGCCTCTCTTCTGCGGACCTGCCTCTGATGTTTTCCAATGCTTTTCTTAAAACTTGCCTGAATAACTCAGGCGTACCACGATGAAGCACC
This genomic window contains:
- a CDS encoding glycosyltransferase, with product MKSPDISVIICTCNRADRLAGLFKDLESQIIGEPGFPWEIVLVDNNSTDRTRELVEKWREEGVLDVRYVFEKRQGKCFALNTGIGSARGELLAFTDDDVKLDKYWISSIHEASLGYPHSCFGGRVLPMGDIPLPPWLTDIDAKYRIYGGALVKHDHGAEPEEYGPLSNPPIGANMFVRKQIFEKHGYFNTKLGYLSSEVNIGSEDSEIMHRFRTAGEAILYYPKALVHHPVPVDRINKAYFRKWWWGNGRGKARWFDVPRDGVRYLNVPRYLFRVLATDMVRWITACAGQKEYKRFYREMRMLHTLGTIYEFYMSGEG